One window of the Shewanella maritima genome contains the following:
- a CDS encoding glycerophosphodiester phosphodiesterase — protein sequence MLVFAHRGASGYQAENTLAAMQMALDLSVTAIEIDVHNVEGELYVFHDRRLENKSDGFGPIHLATKAELAQLHILGEPIPTLWQVLELINGRCMVNIELKGCFSIAPFMDLYPRIFDELNFTYRQVLVSSFNHHYLATLKSEYGQAYVAPLVDGVPLNLAQAASDLNAYSINLSINFVNQAMIEDAHQRGVKVFVYTVDEADDIRALHHFGVDGIFSNYPDKAQAVVDSLVMQTDDGQASHFHHHEDQLPHWFE from the coding sequence ATGTTGGTTTTTGCTCACCGCGGCGCTAGCGGCTACCAAGCGGAAAACACGCTTGCAGCAATGCAAATGGCATTAGACCTCAGTGTGACTGCCATCGAAATTGACGTGCATAACGTCGAAGGTGAGCTATATGTGTTCCACGACCGTAGACTAGAAAATAAATCTGACGGCTTTGGCCCAATCCATTTAGCAACCAAAGCTGAGCTTGCTCAGTTACATATTCTTGGCGAGCCAATCCCTACCCTGTGGCAAGTGCTAGAATTAATTAATGGTCGCTGTATGGTTAATATTGAGCTCAAAGGCTGTTTCTCTATTGCGCCGTTCATGGACTTGTACCCCCGCATATTCGATGAGTTAAATTTTACCTACCGGCAAGTCCTAGTGTCATCGTTTAACCACCACTATTTGGCAACACTCAAAAGTGAATATGGACAAGCGTATGTTGCACCGTTAGTTGATGGTGTGCCGCTTAATCTTGCTCAAGCTGCCAGTGACTTAAATGCCTACTCAATCAATCTTTCTATCAATTTTGTCAACCAAGCAATGATTGAAGATGCCCACCAACGCGGCGTAAAAGTATTTGTGTACACGGTAGATGAAGCCGATGACATTCGCGCCCTGCATCATTTTGGCGTCGATGGCATTTTCAGTAATTACCCTGATAAGGCCCAAGCTGTAGTTGACTCATTAGTTATGCAGACTGACGATGGGCAAGCATCGCATTTTCATCATCACGAAGACCAATTACCCCACTGGTTCGAGTAA
- a CDS encoding D-2-hydroxyacid dehydrogenase gives MSNKLLLLTRENEQYRQLIESCNLPELTILGDSPNSILEANIWFAEPALALPLLGHANELRWMQSTFAGVDKLMGKRQRKDYQLTNVKGIFGPLMSEYVFGYLLAHQRQHDLYQLQQQQKLWLPTSFKSLQGQNLLLLGTGSIAKHIAVTAKHFGMTVTGINRQGRQVPGFDCVDTLAHLDRHLALADAIVSVLPSTTETAGTLNKHALTQLKHDAVLFNIGRGDVLDLNELTVLLDQRPQMRAILDVFNQEPLPSEHPIWECKNAVITPHIAAPSFPEQVVEVFSQNYQNWLSQKPLDYVVEFERGY, from the coding sequence ATGAGCAACAAATTACTATTACTGACTCGCGAGAATGAGCAATATCGTCAGCTTATAGAAAGTTGTAACTTACCCGAGCTCACTATTTTAGGTGACTCGCCTAACAGCATATTGGAAGCCAATATTTGGTTTGCTGAACCAGCACTCGCCCTGCCACTGTTAGGACATGCCAATGAGCTAAGATGGATGCAGTCGACATTTGCGGGTGTCGATAAACTCATGGGCAAACGCCAGCGCAAAGACTATCAACTCACCAATGTAAAAGGTATATTCGGCCCACTCATGAGTGAGTATGTGTTTGGTTACTTACTTGCTCACCAGCGTCAACACGACTTATACCAGCTACAACAGCAGCAAAAACTGTGGCTGCCTACAAGCTTTAAGTCACTGCAAGGGCAAAATCTGCTGCTGTTGGGTACAGGCTCAATTGCCAAGCATATCGCCGTTACCGCCAAACACTTTGGTATGACAGTCACAGGCATAAACCGCCAAGGGCGCCAAGTACCTGGTTTTGATTGTGTAGATACCTTAGCCCATCTAGACAGGCACCTAGCACTAGCCGATGCAATAGTGAGCGTACTACCTAGCACCACCGAAACCGCAGGCACACTCAATAAACATGCTTTAACTCAGCTGAAGCACGACGCTGTACTATTCAATATTGGTCGTGGTGATGTGTTGGATTTAAACGAATTGACGGTTCTGTTAGACCAACGCCCACAAATGCGCGCGATATTAGATGTGTTCAATCAGGAGCCGTTACCTAGCGAACACCCAATTTGGGAGTGTAAAAATGCGGTGATCACGCCCCATATCGCAGCGCCAAGCTTTCCAGAGCAAGTTGTCGAAGTATTCAGCCAAAACTATCAGAATTGGCTCAGCCAAAAGCCATTAGATTATGTGGTTGAATTTGAGCGAGGCTACTAA
- a CDS encoding bacterioferritin-associated ferredoxin — MYVCLCHAITDNQIKEAVSQGDMTLADVKKRLGVANQCGKCARMANQIIQTQLDLEPNFYEVA, encoded by the coding sequence ATGTACGTTTGTCTTTGCCATGCCATTACTGATAACCAAATCAAAGAAGCTGTGAGTCAGGGCGACATGACATTAGCGGATGTAAAGAAACGCTTAGGTGTAGCAAACCAATGTGGCAAATGTGCGCGCATGGCAAATCAAATCATTCAAACTCAATTAGACTTAGAGCCTAACTTCTACGAAGTCGCCTAG
- the parC gene encoding DNA topoisomerase IV subunit A: MSDAIELSLDGVEQMPIRRFTEEAYLNYSMYVIMDRALPHIGDGLKPVQRRIIYAMSELGLSAQSKHKKSARTVGDVLGKYHPHGDNACYEAMVLMAQPFSYRYPLVDGQGNWGAPDDPKSFAAMRYTEARLSKFSEVLLSELGQGTVEWGVNFDGTMKEPITLPARLPHILLNGITGIAVGMATDIPPHNAKELVSACVELLENPKADLERLMEFVPAPDYPTSAEIITPSKDIAKIYETGRGSLKMRATYTVENGEVVISALPHQVGCGKVLEQIAAQMQAKKLPMVSDLRDESDHENPVRVVIVPRSNRVDCEQLMAHLFATTDLEKSYRVNLNVLGLDGRPQVKGLRTLLTEWLTYRIATVTRRLQFRLDKVLARLHILDALMIAFLNIDEVIEIIRFHDEPKAELMSRFNLSEKQAEAILELKLRHLAKLEEVKIRAEQEELAAERDKLQLTLSSERRLKTLVKKELIKDGETYGDERRSPIVERSESKALTEQELTPAEAVTVVLSEKGWVRCAKGHDVDAEGLNYKSGDKYLCSASGRSNQPSVFIDTSGRAFATDTHTLPSARSQGEPITTRFNIAAGETISHVLLGADDQRYLVASDAGYGFICAYKDMVSRNKAGKALLSLPANAQSLPPQPLAKVDNQSLLAITSEGRMLMFTLDALPQLSKGKGNKIIGIPSERAKNREELLLHIAIVPENAAVTLWAGKRKLTLKASDLEHYRGERGRRGAKLPRGLQRVDSIEVETGNAIEPIEGEATES, encoded by the coding sequence ATGAGTGATGCGATCGAGCTAAGCCTTGATGGCGTAGAGCAAATGCCGATTAGGCGCTTTACCGAAGAGGCTTATCTTAATTATTCGATGTACGTAATCATGGACCGCGCCTTACCGCATATTGGTGACGGTTTAAAACCCGTGCAACGACGCATTATTTACGCCATGAGCGAGCTAGGCTTATCGGCGCAATCTAAACACAAGAAATCAGCGCGTACAGTAGGTGACGTATTAGGTAAATACCATCCTCACGGTGATAATGCTTGTTACGAAGCCATGGTGTTGATGGCGCAGCCGTTTTCTTATCGTTATCCATTGGTTGATGGTCAAGGTAACTGGGGTGCCCCAGATGACCCTAAATCATTTGCTGCAATGCGTTATACCGAAGCTAGGCTGTCAAAATTTTCTGAAGTGTTACTGTCAGAGCTTGGTCAGGGTACTGTGGAGTGGGGCGTAAACTTTGACGGCACCATGAAAGAGCCGATAACGTTGCCGGCACGATTGCCCCATATTTTGCTTAATGGTATTACCGGTATTGCTGTAGGTATGGCAACGGATATCCCACCGCACAATGCCAAAGAGCTGGTCTCTGCCTGTGTTGAGCTGCTTGAAAACCCAAAAGCGGATCTCGAGCGTTTGATGGAGTTTGTGCCTGCACCTGATTATCCAACTTCTGCAGAGATAATTACCCCAAGTAAAGATATTGCCAAAATCTACGAAACTGGTCGCGGGTCGCTGAAAATGCGTGCAACCTACACCGTTGAGAATGGCGAAGTGGTGATTTCCGCACTGCCACACCAAGTGGGTTGCGGTAAAGTGCTAGAGCAGATTGCTGCGCAAATGCAGGCTAAAAAGCTGCCAATGGTGTCAGATCTGCGCGATGAGTCAGACCATGAAAACCCAGTCCGGGTTGTTATTGTACCGCGCTCAAATCGCGTCGATTGCGAGCAATTAATGGCACACTTATTCGCCACGACTGACCTGGAAAAGAGCTACCGGGTTAACTTAAATGTGCTCGGTCTCGATGGTCGCCCACAGGTCAAAGGATTAAGGACGCTGTTAACTGAGTGGTTAACGTATCGTATTGCTACGGTCACTCGCAGGCTGCAATTCCGCCTAGACAAGGTGTTAGCGCGCTTACATATTCTTGATGCGTTAATGATCGCGTTTTTGAATATCGATGAAGTGATTGAAATTATTCGTTTCCACGATGAGCCAAAAGCCGAATTGATGTCGCGCTTTAACTTATCGGAAAAACAAGCAGAAGCGATTTTAGAGCTAAAGCTGCGTCACCTTGCCAAGTTAGAAGAAGTGAAAATTCGCGCCGAGCAAGAAGAGCTTGCAGCAGAGCGTGACAAGCTGCAACTGACATTAAGTTCAGAGCGCCGCTTGAAAACACTGGTGAAGAAAGAGCTCATTAAAGACGGTGAAACCTACGGTGATGAGCGCCGCTCACCAATCGTGGAGCGCAGTGAGTCTAAAGCGCTAACTGAGCAAGAGTTAACACCTGCTGAAGCTGTGACTGTTGTGCTATCAGAAAAAGGCTGGGTGCGTTGTGCTAAAGGTCATGATGTTGATGCCGAAGGCTTAAACTATAAGTCTGGTGATAAGTATTTATGCAGTGCTAGCGGTCGCAGTAATCAACCGTCAGTATTTATTGATACATCGGGGCGGGCATTTGCTACTGATACCCATACGCTGCCATCTGCCCGTAGTCAGGGCGAGCCTATTACCACTCGCTTTAATATTGCAGCGGGCGAGACCATAAGCCATGTGTTGCTTGGCGCGGATGATCAGCGCTACCTTGTTGCATCTGATGCGGGTTATGGCTTCATCTGTGCGTATAAAGACATGGTAAGCCGTAACAAGGCGGGTAAAGCGCTGTTAAGCCTGCCAGCCAATGCGCAGTCGCTGCCACCACAGCCGTTAGCTAAGGTAGATAATCAGTCACTACTTGCTATTACCAGCGAAGGGCGGATGTTGATGTTTACCCTAGACGCTTTGCCGCAACTCTCAAAGGGTAAAGGTAATAAGATTATTGGCATTCCAAGTGAGCGTGCTAAGAACCGCGAAGAGCTGCTACTGCACATCGCGATTGTGCCGGAAAATGCCGCAGTGACCTTGTGGGCAGGTAAACGTAAGCTGACGCTGAAAGCGAGCGATTTAGAGCACTATCGGGGTGAACGTGGCCGCCGAGGCGCTAAACTGCCACGTGGCTTACAGCGAGTCGATTCAATTGAGGTTGAAACTGGCAATGCTATTGAGCCTATTGAAGGCGAGGCTACAGAGTCTTAG
- a CDS encoding PQQ-dependent sugar dehydrogenase gives MSFSVAVVGLSASQHAYADSMTITVTKGFGITLFASDLGDVKQMAIGDKGTLFVGSKKKGTIYALEDGNGDGKVDKRYLIAKGMDYPEAIAFKDGHLYATEEDRIVRFANIETRLRRPGRAKEVFSNLPELDKKHTRAMRFGPDGRLYLSIGAPCNVCEAQAPFGSIIAIDLDSGNSEQVAVGIRSVTGFDWSPVDNKLWFADSGRNWMGDNLPPDEINRVDTKGSHFGFPYLHAKSVEEPAYIKPRNLNIVLPEYELPAHVSPKGLHFYTGTQFPQRYHQQMFVAENGSWNRSSKIGYQIVMMSVQNGKSSRETVVSFLDGEFPVARPFDILTAPDGAMYISDDLKGNIYRLYYKNSEQSQESAQ, from the coding sequence ATGAGTTTTTCTGTTGCCGTCGTGGGATTGAGTGCATCGCAGCATGCGTATGCCGACTCTATGACCATCACGGTGACAAAAGGCTTTGGTATCACGCTGTTCGCATCCGATTTAGGTGATGTAAAGCAGATGGCCATCGGTGATAAAGGAACGTTGTTTGTTGGTTCTAAAAAGAAGGGCACCATTTATGCTCTTGAAGATGGCAATGGTGACGGCAAGGTCGATAAACGCTATTTAATCGCTAAAGGCATGGATTACCCAGAGGCCATCGCGTTTAAAGACGGCCACCTGTACGCCACAGAAGAAGACCGTATTGTGCGCTTTGCCAATATCGAAACGCGCCTGCGCCGTCCTGGCCGCGCTAAAGAAGTGTTTTCTAACCTACCTGAGCTCGATAAAAAGCATACCCGTGCCATGCGTTTTGGCCCAGATGGGCGTTTATATTTGTCGATTGGCGCACCCTGTAATGTGTGTGAAGCACAGGCACCATTTGGCAGTATCATTGCCATTGATTTGGACTCAGGTAACAGCGAGCAGGTCGCCGTAGGTATTCGCTCTGTAACAGGCTTTGACTGGTCTCCAGTTGATAATAAGCTGTGGTTTGCTGACTCAGGTCGCAATTGGATGGGTGATAACCTGCCACCGGATGAAATTAACCGCGTTGATACTAAAGGCAGCCACTTTGGTTTTCCCTACTTGCATGCCAAGTCGGTTGAAGAGCCTGCTTATATCAAACCAAGAAATTTGAATATTGTATTACCTGAATATGAGCTACCTGCACATGTCAGCCCAAAAGGGTTGCACTTTTACACAGGTACTCAATTCCCGCAGCGCTATCATCAGCAAATGTTTGTTGCTGAAAATGGCTCATGGAACCGCTCAAGTAAAATCGGCTATCAAATCGTGATGATGAGTGTACAAAATGGCAAGTCTAGTCGCGAAACTGTCGTGAGCTTTCTTGACGGCGAATTCCCCGTTGCTAGGCCTTTTGACATCCTAACTGCGCCAGATGGTGCCATGTACATTTCAGATGATCTGAAAGGCAATATTTACCGTTTATATTACAAAAATTCTGAACAATCACAGGAATCAGCACAATGA
- the parE gene encoding DNA topoisomerase IV subunit B, whose product MTNQYTSDAIEVLNGLDPVKRRPGMYTDTTRPNHLGQEVIDNSVDEALAGHASKIEVILHKDNSLEVIDDGRGMPVDIHPEEGIPGVELILTKLHAGGKFSNKNYQFSGGLHGVGISVVNALSTRVEVTVRRNAQVYQMAFEDGFKVEELEVVGTCGRRNTGTRVHFWPDASYFDSANFSLTKLVYLLRAKAVLCPGLKIKFTNKQTGESQEWHYESGLPDYLKEAVKGSEMLPQEPFIGSFKGELEAADWAITWLPEGGESLNESYVNLIPTPLGGTHVNGFRQGLLESMREFCEFRNLMPRGIKLSPEDIWDRAAFILSIKMQDPQFAGQTKEKLSSRQSSAFVSGIVRDAFSLWLNSNTELAQQLAELCISNAQKRLKAAKKVARKKVTSGPALPGKLTDCSGQDPMRGELFLVEGDSAGGSAKQARDREFQAIMPLRGKILNTWEVDAGQVLASQEVHDISVAIGCDPDSDKIDELRYGKICILADADSDGLHIATLLCALFLKHYRVLVEKGHVYIAMPPLFRIDIGKEVFYALDEDEKTGILDRIVAEKKKGKVQVTRFKGLGEMNPLQLRETTMDPNTRRLVQLTIDDAEETLAIMDMLLAKKRSSDRKSWLESKGDLAQI is encoded by the coding sequence ATGACCAACCAATATACTTCTGATGCTATTGAAGTCCTTAATGGACTTGATCCTGTAAAACGCCGCCCTGGCATGTACACAGATACCACCAGACCAAACCACCTCGGCCAAGAGGTTATCGACAACAGTGTTGATGAAGCGTTAGCGGGGCACGCATCAAAAATCGAAGTGATCCTTCATAAAGATAACTCGTTAGAAGTGATTGATGATGGTCGTGGTATGCCAGTGGATATTCATCCAGAAGAAGGTATTCCTGGCGTAGAGCTTATTCTGACCAAACTGCATGCTGGTGGTAAATTTTCCAATAAAAACTATCAATTCTCCGGTGGCCTGCACGGTGTGGGTATCTCGGTAGTTAACGCGTTATCGACCCGTGTTGAGGTCACTGTGCGCCGTAATGCACAGGTTTATCAAATGGCGTTTGAAGATGGCTTTAAAGTCGAAGAGCTGGAAGTTGTCGGCACTTGTGGTCGCCGTAATACTGGCACACGAGTACACTTTTGGCCTGATGCCAGTTATTTTGACTCAGCTAATTTCTCATTAACCAAGCTGGTTTACCTGCTGCGTGCAAAAGCGGTGCTTTGCCCAGGGCTAAAGATTAAGTTCACCAACAAGCAAACGGGTGAAAGCCAAGAGTGGCACTATGAGAGCGGTCTACCCGATTATTTAAAAGAAGCGGTGAAAGGCTCAGAAATGCTACCTCAAGAACCGTTTATCGGTAGCTTTAAAGGTGAGCTAGAAGCCGCTGATTGGGCGATTACCTGGTTACCTGAAGGCGGTGAAAGCCTCAATGAGAGTTATGTAAACCTGATTCCAACACCGCTTGGTGGCACCCATGTTAACGGTTTCCGCCAAGGCTTACTTGAGTCGATGCGCGAATTTTGTGAATTTCGCAATCTAATGCCTCGTGGCATTAAACTATCGCCAGAAGATATCTGGGATCGCGCCGCATTTATTTTATCAATCAAGATGCAAGACCCACAGTTTGCTGGGCAAACCAAAGAAAAGCTCTCAAGCCGTCAAAGCTCAGCCTTTGTATCTGGCATCGTACGTGATGCGTTTTCACTATGGCTAAACTCCAACACTGAGCTGGCGCAGCAGCTAGCTGAGCTATGTATCAGTAATGCGCAAAAGCGCCTTAAAGCGGCTAAAAAGGTCGCGCGTAAGAAGGTCACTTCTGGGCCTGCACTGCCTGGTAAGTTGACTGACTGTAGTGGTCAGGATCCAATGCGCGGCGAACTGTTTTTAGTTGAGGGTGACTCGGCAGGCGGCAGTGCTAAGCAAGCACGTGACCGCGAGTTTCAGGCCATTATGCCGCTGCGTGGTAAAATTCTTAACACTTGGGAAGTTGACGCCGGGCAAGTGCTCGCTTCTCAAGAAGTGCACGATATTTCTGTGGCAATTGGCTGCGACCCAGATAGTGATAAAATCGACGAACTGCGTTATGGAAAAATTTGTATTCTTGCCGATGCGGACTCAGACGGACTACATATTGCGACCTTGCTATGCGCCTTGTTCCTAAAGCACTATCGCGTGCTTGTGGAAAAGGGCCATGTTTATATTGCTATGCCGCCGCTGTTTCGTATCGACATAGGTAAAGAAGTGTTTTACGCCCTTGATGAGGACGAAAAAACCGGCATTTTAGATCGCATTGTTGCTGAGAAGAAAAAAGGCAAGGTGCAGGTAACACGATTCAAAGGTCTAGGTGAGATGAACCCGCTGCAATTGCGTGAAACCACTATGGACCCAAACACGCGCCGCTTGGTGCAATTAACTATAGATGATGCTGAAGAAACGCTGGCAATTATGGATATGTTGCTCGCTAAGAAGCGTTCATCTGACAGGAAAAGTTGGTTAGAAAGTAAAGGGGATTTGGCCCAAATATAG
- a CDS encoding YqiA/YcfP family alpha/beta fold hydrolase produces MLLYIHGFNSSPLSDKAVVTANYIRQHYPALQFEQPQLPTEPKKAMALLVEYCEQAKASAQPLMFIGSSLGGYFASYLAEKYGGKAVLVNPAVKPFELFEDFIGPQYNPYTDEHYQVLPEHKDDVAEFNTEVIRHPDRFFVMLQTGDEVLDYRQALHKYHCCEMLLEPNGDHSFVGYETHLARICQFLGLSDQ; encoded by the coding sequence ATGCTGCTCTATATACATGGATTTAATAGTTCCCCCCTTTCAGATAAAGCTGTAGTTACCGCCAATTATATTCGCCAGCACTATCCTGCGCTTCAATTCGAGCAACCACAATTACCCACAGAACCTAAAAAGGCCATGGCCTTATTGGTTGAATATTGTGAGCAAGCAAAAGCAAGTGCACAGCCATTGATGTTTATCGGTTCGTCATTAGGGGGCTATTTTGCCAGTTATCTTGCTGAGAAATATGGTGGAAAAGCCGTTTTGGTGAACCCCGCGGTAAAACCATTTGAATTATTTGAAGACTTTATCGGACCACAATACAATCCCTATACCGATGAGCACTATCAGGTACTGCCTGAGCACAAAGACGATGTAGCCGAGTTCAATACCGAGGTTATCCGTCATCCAGATCGATTTTTTGTTATGTTGCAAACTGGTGATGAAGTGTTAGATTATCGACAAGCACTGCATAAATATCACTGCTGCGAGATGTTATTAGAGCCGAATGGCGATCATAGCTTTGTGGGTTATGAAACACACCTTGCCAGAATTTGTCAGTTTTTAGGGCTCAGTGATCAATAA
- the cpdA gene encoding 3',5'-cyclic-AMP phosphodiesterase: MQSEAKNYSKLKNDSVRLVQMTDPHLFADPESQLLGVNTAQSFNAVLDTFIASNYQADLLLATGDISQDYSPDSYQQFADYVTKLDLPCHYLPGNHDDPRLMNLHMQGDHMFGHQRIIIGEWQILMLDSTVRGKPGGFMAQDQFELIDGAIKSEPNKHTLLVMHHNPVLVKCKWLDQHCMSNGDVFLEQVGQYPQVKGILWGHVHQAYDSEYQGAHGIVSLMATPSTCIQFKPKSPYFALDGLQPGYRLLELGSDGSIQTQVYRVAGDRFSPDNEASGY, encoded by the coding sequence GTGCAATCAGAAGCCAAGAATTATTCCAAGTTAAAGAATGATTCCGTTCGTCTTGTTCAAATGACGGACCCGCATCTCTTTGCTGATCCTGAATCTCAGTTACTTGGTGTTAACACTGCGCAAAGCTTTAATGCCGTGCTCGACACCTTTATCGCCAGCAACTATCAAGCTGATCTTTTGCTAGCCACTGGTGATATTAGCCAAGACTATTCGCCTGATTCTTACCAGCAATTTGCTGATTATGTTACTAAGTTAGACCTTCCTTGCCATTATCTTCCTGGTAATCATGATGACCCAAGACTGATGAACTTGCATATGCAGGGTGATCACATGTTTGGTCATCAGCGGATTATTATTGGTGAGTGGCAAATTCTAATGTTGGACTCTACTGTGCGTGGTAAGCCTGGTGGCTTTATGGCGCAAGATCAGTTTGAGTTAATTGATGGTGCGATAAAATCTGAGCCGAATAAACATACCTTATTGGTGATGCACCATAACCCAGTGCTGGTTAAGTGTAAGTGGCTAGATCAGCACTGTATGAGCAATGGTGACGTATTTTTAGAGCAAGTCGGTCAATATCCTCAGGTAAAAGGCATCTTGTGGGGACATGTGCATCAGGCATATGACAGTGAGTACCAAGGGGCTCATGGCATAGTCTCACTGATGGCAACACCATCGACTTGTATTCAGTTTAAGCCAAAGTCGCCTTATTTTGCCTTAGATGGCTTGCAACCCGGATACCGTTTGCTGGAGCTTGGTAGCGATGGTAGCATTCAGACACAAGTTTATCGTGTCGCAGGTGATCGATTCTCACCTGATAATGAAGCCAGCGGGTATTAA
- a CDS encoding DUF1249 domain-containing protein codes for MSSLKPKYQPNVSGFLSLCTRNYGHILKWLPEHAEVEDCWNVVGEFGTLTVKLVENTKYTQLLELSRYLPTSYFFKSPCARVRVYHDAQLAEVLTSQQIYRLKPVYDYPNLFMHQTDEKYQVNAFLEELLKIGQLQVVDPT; via the coding sequence GTGTCGAGTCTCAAACCGAAATACCAACCTAATGTGAGTGGTTTCCTATCCTTATGTACCCGAAATTACGGCCATATTTTGAAGTGGCTGCCTGAGCATGCCGAAGTGGAAGATTGTTGGAATGTGGTAGGGGAATTCGGCACATTGACGGTAAAACTAGTTGAAAACACTAAATATACGCAATTATTAGAGCTTTCTCGTTATTTGCCTACAAGCTACTTTTTTAAGTCGCCTTGTGCCCGAGTTCGGGTATATCATGACGCGCAATTAGCAGAAGTGTTAACTAGTCAGCAGATTTACCGCCTTAAACCAGTGTATGATTACCCGAATTTATTTATGCACCAAACTGACGAGAAGTATCAAGTTAATGCATTTCTTGAAGAGTTGCTAAAGATAGGACAGCTGCAAGTCGTTGATCCTACATAA
- the nudF gene encoding ADP-ribose diphosphatase has product MTDESLSGRFTAEDDVEIKSIKPLYRGFFKLEQYTFRHKLFAGGWSGEVVREVFERGHAVVVLPYDPITDKVVLIEQIRIPAITTTDSVWLYELVAGMIEPNESHLDVAKRELIEETGLTASDWQYVNSYLASPGGTTERFYLYLAKVDASVATGVHGLESEAEDIKVHVVSREQAYAMTQNGEIDNVSTVLGLQWLMLNYQKLIPISTSM; this is encoded by the coding sequence ATGACCGATGAATCCCTGTCTGGGCGCTTTACTGCCGAAGATGACGTAGAAATAAAATCAATCAAACCTCTATACCGAGGCTTTTTCAAGCTAGAGCAATACACATTTAGACATAAGTTATTTGCTGGTGGCTGGAGTGGCGAGGTCGTTAGAGAGGTGTTTGAACGTGGCCACGCCGTAGTTGTGCTGCCGTATGATCCCATTACTGACAAAGTAGTGTTGATTGAACAGATCCGAATACCAGCAATCACTACGACTGATAGTGTTTGGTTATATGAGTTGGTCGCAGGAATGATAGAGCCTAATGAAAGCCACCTTGACGTAGCTAAGCGTGAATTAATCGAAGAAACCGGTCTTACTGCATCAGATTGGCAATATGTGAACAGTTATTTGGCAAGCCCTGGCGGGACCACAGAGCGTTTTTATTTATACCTAGCTAAGGTTGATGCGAGTGTCGCTACAGGAGTTCACGGTCTTGAAAGTGAAGCCGAAGATATCAAAGTGCATGTTGTGTCTCGTGAGCAGGCTTATGCCATGACGCAAAATGGCGAGATAGATAATGTGTCAACAGTACTCGGCTTACAATGGTTAATGCTAAACTACCAGAAGTTGATACCAATCAGCACAAGTATGTGA